A genomic segment from Lignipirellula cremea encodes:
- the glmM gene encoding phosphoglucosamine mutase, producing the protein MAEPIISVSGLRGVIGESLTPPGAMRFVAAFVAELPPGPIVVTRDGRATGKLLAKAIHCTVGALGRDVIDADTAATPTTGVLVKKYGAAGGIQISASHNPPEYNGIKLFSDDGRVFTAVKGEAVLARYRNSQPAWSSHEAWGECRRCEDTTTQHLQRVLEQVDVEAIRRQAFRVLLDSNHGAGSILGRRLLAELGCQTVFLGDTPDGQFAHPPEPTAENLAGVRSAVVEASAAVGFCQDPDADRLALIDEQGRYIGEEYTLALCLDHVLQSRKGAVVANCATSRMNQDITEQHGSTYFRSAVGEANVADLMQAQQAVFGGEGNGGPIDPQVGYVRDSFVGMAFILDGLAARGGMLSSWADALPRYEIHKTKISLPPEKIPAGLAALQQHFADAEASLLDGLRLDWPDRWLLVRASNTEPIVRAIAEAKTLAAAEELCATAAQVLSQV; encoded by the coding sequence ATGGCGGAGCCAATTATCAGTGTGTCGGGTTTGCGGGGCGTGATTGGCGAAAGCCTGACCCCGCCCGGCGCCATGCGGTTTGTCGCAGCGTTTGTGGCGGAACTGCCGCCGGGCCCGATTGTGGTCACCCGCGACGGACGGGCCACCGGCAAGCTGCTGGCCAAAGCGATCCACTGCACGGTCGGCGCGCTGGGACGGGACGTGATCGACGCCGATACGGCCGCCACTCCGACGACCGGCGTCCTGGTGAAAAAATACGGCGCCGCCGGCGGCATTCAGATCTCGGCCAGCCACAACCCGCCGGAATACAACGGCATCAAGCTGTTCTCCGACGACGGCCGCGTGTTTACCGCCGTCAAAGGGGAAGCCGTGCTTGCCCGTTATCGCAACTCCCAGCCGGCCTGGTCCTCGCACGAAGCCTGGGGCGAATGTCGCCGCTGTGAAGACACCACGACCCAGCATCTGCAGCGAGTGCTGGAGCAGGTCGACGTCGAAGCGATCCGCCGCCAGGCGTTCCGCGTGCTGCTGGATTCCAACCATGGCGCCGGCAGCATCCTGGGCCGACGTCTGCTGGCGGAACTCGGCTGCCAGACGGTTTTCCTGGGCGACACGCCCGACGGCCAGTTCGCCCATCCGCCGGAGCCGACCGCGGAAAACCTGGCCGGCGTGCGCAGCGCCGTCGTCGAAGCGAGCGCCGCCGTTGGTTTTTGCCAGGACCCCGACGCCGATCGTCTGGCGCTGATCGATGAGCAGGGCCGTTACATTGGCGAAGAGTACACGCTGGCGTTATGCCTGGACCATGTGCTGCAGAGCCGGAAAGGGGCCGTCGTCGCCAACTGCGCCACCAGCCGCATGAACCAGGACATTACCGAGCAGCACGGTTCGACCTATTTCCGCTCCGCCGTCGGTGAAGCGAATGTGGCCGATCTGATGCAGGCCCAGCAGGCCGTGTTTGGCGGCGAAGGGAACGGCGGTCCGATCGATCCGCAAGTTGGCTACGTCCGCGACAGCTTTGTCGGTATGGCCTTCATTCTGGACGGCCTGGCCGCTCGCGGCGGGATGCTCTCCTCCTGGGCCGACGCCTTGCCGCGGTATGAAATCCATAAGACCAAAATTTCCCTGCCCCCGGAAAAGATCCCGGCCGGCCTGGCCGCCCTGCAGCAGCACTTTGCCGACGCCGAGGCCAGCCTGCTCGACGGCCTGCGTCTGGACTGGCCCGACCGCTGGTTGCTGGTCCGGGCCAGCAACACCGAACCGATCGTCCGCGCCATCGCCGAAGCCAAAACGCTGGCCGCCGCCGAAGAGCTGTGCGCCACGGCCGCCCAGGTGCTGTCGCAGGTGTAA
- a CDS encoding phospho-sugar mutase produces MSKPASSFDLPAAQQAVQAAVAAGKLTASAAENLNKWLTESRYAEYAPEIAQHIEEADWQTLDDAFWTVIPFGTGGRRGKMYPFGSNTINRRTIGESAQGLAAYVKETQGEQGLKCAIAYDTRHRSREFAELCAGVMVANGFEVYFLDDYRSTPELSFLVRFKNCSCGVMVTASHNPPSDNAVKVYWSTGGQLVPPHDKAVIARVESVDEIPVANFDEAVASGKIHLCTEEIDAAFLRELKGQSFDGPRDLSIIYSPLHGVGESCVRPALEAVGFEQLEVFGPQREPNGDFPNVPGHVSNPENPRVFDAIVERAKETGAELILATDPDCDRMGCCAPVSKDLQGEWKSLNGNQLGALLTDFVLEKRRSQLTPEHYVVKTLVTTEMIRRIADSYNVRTLGNLQVGFKWIGDVMDQAGPDKFLLGTEESHGYLVGQYARDKDGAVACMLMAELAASVKASGKSLHEKLDDLYWQHGYHAEQLLNQVMEGSDGMAKMQALMASFRDNPPATLGGMQVATVRDYKNSVLQHVGGDRETLDGPVGDMVILDFATPGNYIAVRPSGTEPKVKFYMFAYEPAEQLANLDVAKEEMAERLQQLQDDLKAYAASV; encoded by the coding sequence ATGTCGAAACCGGCCTCATCGTTCGATTTGCCAGCTGCCCAACAGGCCGTACAGGCCGCCGTCGCCGCGGGAAAGCTGACCGCCTCGGCGGCCGAGAACCTTAATAAATGGCTGACCGAATCCCGCTATGCGGAGTACGCCCCGGAGATCGCGCAGCATATCGAGGAAGCCGACTGGCAAACACTCGACGACGCTTTCTGGACCGTGATTCCGTTCGGCACCGGCGGACGTCGCGGCAAGATGTATCCGTTCGGCTCTAACACGATCAACCGCCGGACCATCGGTGAGAGCGCGCAAGGGCTGGCCGCCTATGTGAAAGAAACGCAGGGCGAGCAGGGCCTCAAGTGCGCGATCGCTTATGATACGCGCCATCGTTCGCGGGAGTTCGCCGAACTGTGCGCCGGCGTGATGGTCGCCAACGGCTTTGAGGTGTACTTCCTCGACGACTACCGCAGCACGCCGGAACTGTCGTTCCTGGTCCGCTTCAAAAACTGCTCCTGCGGCGTCATGGTCACCGCCAGCCATAACCCGCCCAGCGACAACGCCGTGAAGGTTTACTGGTCGACGGGCGGGCAGCTCGTCCCGCCCCACGACAAGGCCGTGATCGCCCGGGTCGAAAGCGTCGATGAAATCCCGGTCGCTAACTTCGACGAAGCCGTCGCCAGCGGAAAAATCCATCTTTGCACCGAAGAAATCGACGCGGCTTTTTTACGCGAACTCAAAGGCCAAAGCTTCGACGGCCCGAGGGATCTCAGCATCATTTATTCCCCGCTGCATGGCGTGGGCGAATCGTGCGTCCGGCCAGCGCTGGAAGCGGTCGGCTTTGAACAACTGGAAGTCTTCGGGCCGCAGCGCGAACCGAACGGCGACTTCCCCAACGTGCCTGGCCATGTTTCCAACCCCGAGAACCCGCGCGTGTTTGACGCCATTGTGGAACGGGCCAAAGAGACCGGCGCCGAGCTGATCCTGGCGACTGACCCCGATTGCGATCGGATGGGCTGTTGCGCTCCCGTCAGTAAAGATCTGCAGGGGGAATGGAAGTCGCTCAACGGCAACCAGTTGGGCGCGCTGCTCACCGACTTCGTCCTGGAGAAACGTCGCAGCCAGCTGACGCCGGAGCATTATGTCGTCAAAACGCTGGTCACCACCGAAATGATCCGCCGCATCGCCGACTCGTATAACGTCCGCACGCTCGGCAACCTGCAGGTCGGCTTCAAGTGGATTGGCGACGTGATGGACCAGGCCGGCCCCGACAAGTTCCTGCTCGGCACCGAAGAATCGCATGGCTACCTGGTGGGACAGTACGCCCGGGATAAAGACGGCGCGGTCGCCTGTATGCTGATGGCCGAACTGGCCGCCAGCGTGAAAGCGTCAGGCAAGTCGCTGCACGAAAAGCTCGACGACCTGTACTGGCAGCACGGTTACCATGCCGAGCAACTGCTCAACCAGGTGATGGAAGGCTCCGACGGCATGGCCAAAATGCAGGCCCTGATGGCCAGCTTCCGCGATAACCCGCCGGCCACCCTCGGGGGCATGCAGGTCGCCACGGTCCGCGATTACAAGAACAGCGTGCTGCAGCATGTGGGCGGGGACCGGGAAACGCTCGACGGCCCCGTGGGCGATATGGTGATCCTGGACTTCGCC